The sequence below is a genomic window from Uranotaenia lowii strain MFRU-FL chromosome 2, ASM2978415v1, whole genome shotgun sequence.
gtttgACCTTCAAAGTGACTTTGAAcccgaaggggaggatccatgtgaaggaacatcaactgggccatttttaaaaaataatgtttcacaggctccaaaaaggaaacgcattACTAAAACACAAACCGGATTAGCTGccagcaaaattaaaattaaaagaaatcctcaaagtggaaatagtaattctgcccctcctattcagagtcctccgggttttaatccgtccccgaaggacttccctccactttctgggaagtcaaaaccccaggctttccttcagaattcaggcccagcagtagctaacaggaatgcaacaattcccagagaaactgcatctgatccatcgtcgaatggttttcccagcttttcggctgatggtaagatgaaattctcggaaattgttgcgttcatcctggactttttcagtgtaccagcaggatggaggactatgatcaatatttttgtaccccttttgagagaattcttgaaaaagaaagctctcactatgaccctcatcgcagaagcaatttctttcGATGGCTAATTCATCCAATGAGGggagagaaattgtttctgtattgcaatggaactgcagaagtattttaccaaaattagaccCACTTAAAatattggtacacaatttgaattgtgatgtgttcgccttatgcgaaacttggctctctccaaacGTAGATTTCACCTTCCATAGCCACAACATAATTCGCCTGGATCGTGATGGTCAAAGAGGGGGtggcgttcttttggggatcaagaaatgccactctttctatcgtattccactacagCCATCTCTAGGTATTGAAGTCGttagttgccaagctagaattaaaGGTCAAGACCTTTGTCTAGCATCGGTTTATATTCCGCCATCTTCAAGCGTgagccggaaccaattggcgaatattatttcacttctcccagaaccccggctagttctgggagattttaactcccatggcgtgggctggggtagctcacgtgatgatgatcgtgctaacattatttatgagctgtgcgacgacttcaacatgactttcttaaacaatggggaagtgactcgaattaatggatcccaatcacagcatagtattttagacctttctttagcttcttcctctctgagcttggattgtacgtggaaggtaattcaagaccctcagggaagcgatcatttgcctatccatATTTCTATTAacagtggtcgtagtccacccgaagaaatcaatattccttatgacctcacaaaggatatagattggaaaaagtatgcatcgaGTGTTGGCGACGCCATCAACTCAACGGAcgaactgcctccggaggcagagtatTGTTTCATGTCCGGGACGgttgtggactgtgcaatcggggcacaggtcagacgAAACGAAAACTCGACGATCCTGAAAAGACCTCCTACTCCGTGGTGGGACGGTGAGTGTTCTCGCGCGGGAAATGAAAAGCGCAAGGCGTTTGTCgagtttcgcagaaccggattgccagagaagttccaacgttacttggctttggaacgcaagttcaagaacttgatcagggcCAAGAAACGTGGGTATTGGAGGCGATTTGTtgatgggttatctcgagaaacgtctctgCGCACACTTTGGCAAACAGCACGGAACATGCGTAATCACACTCCCACGAACGAAAGTGAGGAAAGTTCGAGCCGATGGCTATtaaagttcgcgaaaaaggtctgcccGGACGCAGCACCAGCTCTGAAAATATACcgggatacagagaatagttccgaaaccGAGGATaaattctcgatggtcgaactttcacttgcgctctggtcctgcaacaattcagctcccggactggacagaatcaaattcaacttgttgaagaatctgccagattccgctaaaaaacgtttattgaatttattcaataagtgtttggaACAGAACTTTGTTCGgcatgactggagacaagtgaaagttatcgccatccaaaaaccgggaaaaccagcttctgattacaattcgtataggccgattgcaatgctctcgtgtctccggaaattgctcgaaaaaatgattctctttcggctggataaatgggttgaatcaaacaatctgttgtcaagtacacaatttggtttccgtagaggcaagggtacgaacaactgtctagcattactttcatcagacattcaattggcgtttgcccaaaaagagcagatgggggcagtatttctggacatcaaaggggcattcgattcggtgtccatagaagtgctatctagtaatcttaactcttgcggactttcaccaatattgaacaattttttatataacctgttgtctgaaaaaatcatgaattttagtcatggagaaaccaatgttaaacgaattagttacatgggtctaccccaaggctcatgtttaagccccctgctatacaacttttatgtccgagaaatcgatgcttgtatggcacaaaattgcacgctaagacagcttgcggatgactgtgttgttcatatcacaggtaaaacaGGCACTCAAATTAAACCTCCGTTACAAGAAACTCTTAATAActtatcacattgggccaggaatctaggtatcgagttttcgcctagtaaaaccgagttagtagttttttcaaggaaacattcccctcctcaaatagagctccttatgatgggtagaactctaactcaatctcttagttttaaatatttgggtgtctggttcgactctaaatgcctctggggaaaacatattacgtacttgacacaaaaatgccaaaagaggatcaattttcttcgaacgattactggaacctggtggggtgctcatccacaggacctcatcaggttataccaaacaacgatactgtcggtcatagaatacggaagcttttgcttcGGGTCCGCCGCGCaaacccacttgattaaactagaacgaatacagtatcgttgtttgcgtattgccatgggttgtatgcaatcgacacatacgatgtgtctcgaagtactggcgggtgtaatgccgttgaaaaatcggttcctcgatttatcgctacgtttcctaattcgaagtgaaactatgaatcctttggtgatagaaaatttggaaaggcttatgaatattaatccgcaagtaacatatgtaaataattataaaacttttagtcaattagaaataaatccttctttattaaattcggacacgagtcacttttacccgattagcagttccttgataaaaTTCGATCTATCCATGACCGCCGACATCCGTGGAAttccagatcacgtccgacccaacatcattccttcaatctttgcttcaaaagtacgtgaaattgatcctataaaaatgttctttactgatggttctagaatcgacaacgcgactggcttcgcagtgtataatgagggctttgaagcttcgttcaagcttcgagagccatgctccgtttacactgctgagctagccgctatttactgtaccttggaacacattcgcacactgcccgtagaccactatttcatctattcggatagtctcagctccgttgaggcgattcgatcgatgaaactgatgaagcgctcttcccattttttgctggaaatttctgggatattgggcgctctgatcgaaaattcgtataggattaccttagcttggatcccgtctcattgtcttatacaaggcaatgagaaggcggactcattggctaaggtgggcgcgttacaaggtgaaatctttgagaggataataacttacaatgaatatttttcaatacctcgcacttgagcgattaacgcttggcagtctacctgggacaatggcacaaagggacgttggctccatacgattatccctaaggttccgacgaaggcatggttcaAGCATTTTAACTTAAGTCGCGACTTCATTCGCGtgatttctcggctcatgtcaaatcactgccggcttgacgcgcacttgtttcgtattaatctcgctgcaaccaatgtttgcgtttgtggggatggctaccacgacatcgatcatGTTGTATGGACGTGTGAATTGTATGGTCaaacgagggcttggctactggatacccttagggcccgaggtagaCTACCTGGTGTTCCTATTCGAGACATtttggcaaacttagattttggatatttgttccCAATTTACAAATATCTTAAGCTCTCTGATGTGGTCGTTTAGTCTTCCTGTCCACGTTTCTTTTGTGTGTTTACCTTATTTAACGTTTCTTTTGTCTATTTGTTAGAGATACCCCTATCATCCAACGGGTTCGACAATACCGGAAGTAAGGCTGGCCAGCAAAATGGATATCTCCGCCAAACCTCGTTGCAATCGTAACAACAGCAACAGAAGGCCACCACCGGACCCCAATGGAAACTGTTTTCGAATACGACCCCTTTGTTACCCTTTTCCCCTTCcttagtaaatttttctaaccgttgagtcgccgcgactattacggccccctCCCCTACTAACCTATATAGTTAAGAGTTAAATTTATGGATACACTCGGCATATTTAAACTTTGTCAAAGTAAAAGGCCTAATAAACATAGTTGTAAATAAATCTAAGTTTAAATGTTGAATTCGTAAAGTTAtctaattttaagatttatcgAGTTCGGACgaaaatatttacaatcttagaaattcaatttcaagtttattatcCATTCCTTAGATTTACAGGTTTATAACAGTTTAAATAGAAATGACGATGTAATGGTTAAGGAAAAAATTGGAGCATCCTGCATTTTATGTGTGTGAATTAGCTCCACTAAATTACCATAAGTAATCTttgaattgatttaatttttttgaaagagtCTTTTCTGAACAGTCCTTTGTCATCGAAATCGCGCTACCATTGATAATCGATTCGAGATAAGCTCTAGATACCAGAATTCAAGTACAATTCACCAAAAAACGAACATGTCTTACTAATATATTCAGGGGAACAAACAATTACGAGATGCTACCATCCTCGTATCGCTGTTAAAATTCAGAGTGCTAATAAACGCCACCTCATTACCATAAACAGAACGTGGATAGATGATAGGTCGGGGTTTTGATTGACCATTTAATCGCTCTTATCGTTGCTGGTAATCGTTACTCGCTTCTGCAGTTTGCTGAACTCCTCCGTAAGCCGATCGTATTCGCGGTTCAAGCTTTCCGATTGAGATTTCATCGCTTCCTTATCTTTGCGTTCCCGGGCCAGCTCGGTTTCCAGTTCGCTGATGCGTTTCTTCAAATCGTCAACCTGAAGATAAGATAGTTGAAAAGTGGATAAAATGGAGCAAAAGTTCACAGTTATGAAACGGGACCACAATCAGTCCGGGACTTACAGCAACTTCATCGGCTGAAGGAGCCGATGGCTTGGTTTCGTCATCCTTCTTCTGGGTCAACAGACTGCGGGCAGCAGCGGTAGCACTTTGGGCCTGCTTCATGGAAGCCTCCGATTGAGCCAGCAGCTGAGCCTGGGTTGTGATGAGCGAAATCAAACGGCGGATTACAAGGGACAGGAAGATTGCGAAGCCGGAGATATAGAAGTTACGCTGGGCACGGAACAAACGGAGACTGTTTTGCAGACCAACGTTCAGATGTTCAGCGCCGtgatctgttgaaaatttaaaaaaaaatagaaaatgttaGCATTAACTCAATGATATGATAAACTGTAGAAAAGAAACGGaaggaaatatgaaaaatggacaaaatcgtTGATCCTTAGAATTGTTTAAAAACCTTAATAGCTGTTTAAACCTAAaccatttaatgataatttatctactatttttcataatttattttccTAAATATTAACATTATGACGGTAACTGACTTTTCTTTTAGAATGTTAATAAGAATTCTGTTAAGTGACATGTTCTACACGATTGCCATTCTtctaaaaattatgttatttgtTATAGGTTAATAAAGCAGAAAAATGTGATTTCGTCAACATgacattttttatgtaaaaattcattgttaaAATCCGCGGCTAATATTAAGTGGTATTAGTACAGATAGTCTATAATGAGTAAGGTATGTCATGCAAAAATTTGTTTACTTGTATGCACATGGCGAAACCATCGTTTCTTTAAGAGTTATGCTGATAACGTTAAACCTTCTCTTCTAAGAAAACATCATATGAATTTAATCTGTATGTATCTTCAAACTTCCTTATCTAATATAACAATAATAATCCTTATCAATCTTTCATCTACAGTTCTTTTTTTCAGTAATATTAGATGAAAATTCGAAGATAGCCAAATTACCATGATGACTCATCGTTTGATGTTACCTTGTGAAATTGTTAACAAAGTTATTCCGATCATGCGGAAAGTGATCTAGCGATGTTTCAAAATCATGACGTGGTTCTTACATACAATCTAAACCTTGACCTAGGCATGCCCAAAGACTGCACCAAACTTCTATGTCTACCACAACAAGCCGCATCAACCCAAATCACAATTGCCAGCACCTTGCAGTTGTTAAAATAAAAGGGGACTTCAGATACCTAACTCACCGCTGTGCGAATATTTGCGCATCTCCCGGATGGCCTCCAGCAGAAACAGGACTAGCACAAACAGCAACAGATAGAAATAGGTCTGGGCCTGCCGGCTCAACATAGCCAGGAAGCGGCTCTTGAAGAATCGTTGCCATCGTTGAGGGCTGGCCACCGGAAGTACCAGCAGTAGCACGATAACGATCTCGACGTACAGGAAAGATGCGATTAAACTCCAAACCAAActcattttcgttttttattttttagcacAAATGGATCCAAAGGTCAAAAGCactaaaaatagaaaaacgtAAAATTGGTACCTTTTATAGACAAACCAAATCCAATTTCCGGATTGTACGCCGTTTGCGCCTTTCCATGTAACTTACCGTTGAGATTCGTTCAATCTAATTTTCTTGAAGATATTAAGGAATTCCAAAAACTTATGATGAaataattacgaaaaaacttaATAATCCACCATTAAAATCTCATGCAAGATATTAAACTTTACACAGAGCCTCACTCAAGTGCAACAAGAAACGATACTTTACCGATTGAAATGACGACGAAGACTGGTATCGGATGCGCTCTTCTCGGGTCGCTTTATTTGCATGGAAGAAAACGAGATAGCATCGGCTTCTGAGTCAGCCTCTCAGGAATCGCAGGAAGAGAGCCATAAAGAGAAACGATTTATTACAGAAACGAATATTTACAAATATTCTTATAAGAAAAACGTGTCGCTCCCTCATCGATACCCCAGGGAGCTTGAGCTATATCGGTTGAAATCGTATTTTGTGAGTCCTGTTCAATGAATTATTGTTTCCGACCTCTCTGACAATTTAAAGgtagtttttcgtttttcgaactttgcaaggaattttaaaaaccaaatttatcataAACGTTTCAGTGAATATCGTTCActgttttgaatttatattaACCTACTACATTGCCCAATAATGCTTCACCATACTAATGTTTGGTTCAGAAAAAACTCTCCAAAATGATCGCTGCGCAGTTTGTTTCACTTTTGAGCTgcaaatttttaatacaaactgcttaacttttttgtttttccgaaCCAAGTTGTGGTAGTATCACGCTGCATGcgaaaaaaataagacaaaggaatttttctttgtttagtcgccaaacaaagaaaaaattcattgattctgggacaaataaaaattcctttataTTTCTAATCCGTTTTCGTTTACTTCAAAGAATTTATCCcctttgaaattaaaacaaattttgtaattcaatGGTTCTAGAAGTTCAATAATATCcttagtttcaaaaaatattatttttaatcaaacttataatacattgtttcaaataaatataagtttgtttcaatgaaataatttttttgtatcaaaatcaattttgttctGGTTCAAATACCAAGTTTCAGGTTTCTGATcttcattttgataaaataaaacagttaaaatgAACATGCATGTTAAACTATGTTTATAATGTGTTTGTTagaaacattattgaaaaactgcataacaataatataaaatatagtCAATTTTATAAGGATTTAAAATATTATCttatgaaaagaaatcatctcactttttaatattatttttgcgtTTAGGTATAAACATTGATCAACAAGATTTTTCTTTCCTATTTTTGGAATGATGAAAGCTAAAAGAAGAGTTATGATACAAATTGTAAGTCTATTTCGTAAATGTGATGTAAAATATGTTGCTTTCTGCTTGCatgagtggagaaaacaaagaTCGTTGTTCAacagcagatttttttcaggaaaacgattttgaataaaatttaattcaaatttgattatttattgaaaaaaaaaatttaacttgagACTTCAACCATGGATCGGAtctgttttagtttttatagCATGCGTCTTTCCTACCAGTTTGACCGAATCCTATTTTTGTTTCCGTGccggttgtcagatttttgttgttgtttgtgttTACATCAGTGAGTTTGGTAAAATTTTCGGCTTATTTCCGTGTCCGCGGTGcatttttacatttaattttgaatttaatataaTAAAACCTGAAATACACCGGATAAACCATGAACCTTCAACTGTTAGGTaagtagatttgaaaattttccaaactaaaattgatttcacttacTAATAGCACTATTTGTTTCACTGTAAAGAATCGTTCGGCCAGAACTACCCGGAAGAATTCGATGGATCACTAGACTGTATATCCCTGGCCGTGACGTGTGCCTTTAACAAATACGGAACTCTTTTAGCCGTTGGCTGCAATGACGGTCGTATAGTGCTATGGGATTTCCTAACCAGGGGGATTGCGAAGATCATTTCCGCCCACGTTCATCCGGTTTGTAGCCTGTGTTGGTCCCGCAACGGGCACAAGCTGCTGTCGGCTTCGACCGACAATAATGTGTGCATTTGGGACGTGGTCAGTGGTGACTGCGAGCACAAGTATCGATTTCCATCGCCGATTCTCAAAGTCCAGTTTCATCCGAGAAATGATAACAAATTTCTAGTTTGCCCGATGCGATACGCCGCCGT
It includes:
- the LOC129747326 gene encoding B-cell receptor-associated protein 31 isoform X1, with the protein product MSLVWSLIASFLYVEIVIVLLLVLPVASPQRWQRFFKSRFLAMLSRQAQTYFYLLLFVLVLFLLEAIREMRKYSHSGELDHGAEHLNVGLQNSLRLFRAQRNFYISGFAIFLSLVIRRLISLITTQAQLLAQSEASMKQAQSATAAARSLLTQKKDDETKPSAPSADEVAVDDLKKRISELETELARERKDKEAMKSQSESLNREYDRLTEEFSKLQKRVTITSNDKSD
- the LOC129747326 gene encoding B-cell receptor-associated protein 31 isoform X2, which gives rise to MSLVWSLIASFLYVEIVIVLLLVLPVASPQRWQRFFKSRFLAMLSRQAQTYFYLLLFVLVLFLLEAIREMRKYSHSDHGAEHLNVGLQNSLRLFRAQRNFYISGFAIFLSLVIRRLISLITTQAQLLAQSEASMKQAQSATAAARSLLTQKKDDETKPSAPSADEVAVDDLKKRISELETELARERKDKEAMKSQSESLNREYDRLTEEFSKLQKRVTITSNDKSD